Proteins encoded within one genomic window of Bradyrhizobium sp. CB1717:
- a CDS encoding cysteine rich repeat-containing protein: MTRFLFVISLLLCATAASAQQQPGHDACARDVSRFCRAVMNNGDGAVLACLKQNRTRLSKACDKVLTEHGQ; encoded by the coding sequence ATGACCAGATTTCTTTTCGTTATTTCCTTGCTCCTGTGCGCGACCGCCGCGTCCGCGCAACAGCAGCCTGGCCACGATGCCTGCGCGCGCGATGTCAGCCGCTTCTGCCGCGCCGTGATGAACAATGGCGACGGCGCCGTGCTGGCGTGCCTGAAGCAGAACCGCACCCGCCTCAGCAAGGCCTGCGACAAGGTGCTGACGGAGCACGGGCAGTAG